One Spiribacter halobius DNA segment encodes these proteins:
- the ychF gene encoding redox-regulated ATPase YchF — MGFKCGIVGLPNVGKSTLFNALTRNEIPAENYPFCTIDPNVGIVPVPDPRLERLAALVRPQKVVPTTMEFVDIAGLVAGASRGEGLGNQFLANIRETDAVAHVVRCFESEDVHHVEGRVDPVADIETINTELMLADLETVERARQRYERRAKSAEKFAIAARDSLAAVARGLDAGVPVRAQELDDAGREALAELHLLTAKPVLYVANVTEDGFSDNAQLDAVRELAAREGAPVVPVCAAIEAELAQLDDAEKAEFLAEYGLEEPGLNRVIRAGYELLGLLTFFTAGPKEVRAWTVPRGATAPEAAGRIHTDFQRGFIRAEVIAYDEFIAAGGEQAAKDSGRMRLEGKEYVMREGDVCHFRFNV; from the coding sequence ATGGGCTTCAAATGCGGCATCGTCGGCCTCCCCAACGTGGGCAAGTCGACGCTCTTCAATGCGCTCACGCGCAACGAGATTCCGGCGGAGAACTATCCGTTCTGCACCATCGACCCCAACGTCGGCATCGTGCCGGTGCCGGATCCGCGCCTGGAGCGGCTGGCGGCGCTGGTGCGGCCGCAGAAGGTGGTGCCCACCACCATGGAATTCGTCGATATCGCGGGGCTGGTCGCCGGTGCCTCGCGCGGGGAGGGGCTCGGCAACCAGTTCCTCGCCAACATCCGCGAGACCGATGCCGTAGCGCACGTGGTGCGCTGCTTCGAGAGCGAGGACGTGCATCACGTCGAGGGCCGCGTGGACCCGGTGGCGGATATCGAGACCATCAACACCGAGCTCATGCTCGCCGACCTGGAGACCGTCGAGCGGGCCCGGCAGCGCTATGAGCGCCGGGCGAAGTCGGCGGAGAAGTTCGCCATCGCCGCCCGGGACAGCCTGGCCGCCGTGGCCCGGGGCCTTGATGCCGGGGTGCCGGTACGTGCCCAGGAGCTGGACGACGCCGGGCGCGAGGCCCTCGCGGAGCTGCATCTGCTCACCGCCAAGCCCGTGCTGTACGTCGCCAACGTCACCGAAGACGGCTTCAGCGACAATGCGCAGCTCGACGCCGTCCGCGAGCTGGCAGCGCGGGAGGGCGCGCCCGTCGTTCCGGTCTGCGCCGCCATCGAGGCCGAGCTTGCCCAGCTCGACGATGCCGAGAAGGCCGAGTTCCTTGCCGAGTACGGGCTCGAGGAGCCGGGGCTGAATCGCGTCATCCGCGCCGGCTATGAGCTGCTCGGGCTGCTGACCTTCTTCACTGCCGGGCCCAAGGAGGTGCGCGCATGGACCGTGCCTCGCGGCGCCACGGCGCCGGAGGCCGCCGGGCGTATCCACACCGACTTCCAGCGCGGCTTTATCCGGGCCGAGGTCATCGCCTACGACGAGTTCATCGCCGCCGGCGGCGAGCAGGCCGCCAAGGACAGCGGCCGCATGCGCCTCGAGGGCAAGGAATACGTGATGCGGGAGGGCGACGTCTGCCACTTCCGCTTCAACGTCTGA
- a CDS encoding sensor domain-containing protein gives MSWFADTLPAFMPHGHCYYWRADLLSLHLGADAVIALSYFSIPLAMGHLVLRRRDVVFDRVFLMFAAFILLCGVTHVLGAVTIWQPLYYSEGLVKLATAAVSATTAVALWRLMPKAIALPSHHQLQELADQREAARDQARETQHELRLILDTVGEGICRVDRGGRIWFANRAYLALLGTDEGEVRGRHYREVLRISTADEHRPPHDPVAHALAEGGTDAAEAVIVTRPDGDRFPADLQATPLRDADGTAAGAVIALRDLTEERAQQGRLARYHSLLEKTNRLARVGAWSYDIDASELWWSDITCRLFGHPPGHQPGLDEAFGHFPEGGPRQELLAAFGRCLRSGLHYDLELPLQTNGGGERRVRVLGEPEYDGTRPVRVLGAIQDITDLRAAEAASREREARLAGISRHAPGVPFELHCQRDTGRAWLPYLGDRAPQILGVSQEQVAGDIGPLLQRVVPEDRDTLLGVLRDRADAPPGEPLDFRIDFAEADGAVRREWLQAVATAEVRAGGLQVWRGFLTNVTRRKRMEAELRQLAYYDSLTGLPNRLMLEDHLAQAVARVRRAAATVAVLYLDVDDFKNINDGWGHGVGDDALRAFAERVADVMPAEAWLARIGGDELVLVLEPAREGAVTALVERLRASLQRPVTAGRHGFALRVSIGAACFPADARDAERLLQYADAAVYQAKREGGNGTAWYRRALTEEALDRVHLEGELRHALGGTGLRLALQDIHHLADSSVAGAEALVRWHHPAEGWISPGRFIPMAEATGLIQPLGEAMLHAVGRHLAATHDLPRGYRVSVNVSPRELERPDFVARLEAVLEATGARPEGLELEVTEQAFVRRESAIIDALDRVRGLGVTVAIDDFGTGFASLQYLKRLPVDKLKIDRTFVHGIPEDRDNLTIVRTAYALAEQFGLLVVAEGVETEAEADALRQIGVTLAQGFLFARPRVVRGLEE, from the coding sequence ATGTCCTGGTTTGCCGATACGCTGCCCGCCTTCATGCCCCACGGCCACTGCTACTACTGGCGAGCCGACCTGCTCTCGCTGCACCTCGGCGCCGACGCCGTCATCGCCCTGTCCTACTTCTCGATCCCGCTCGCCATGGGGCATCTGGTACTGCGGCGCCGGGACGTGGTGTTCGATCGCGTATTCCTGATGTTCGCCGCGTTCATTCTGCTCTGCGGGGTCACGCACGTGCTGGGGGCGGTGACCATCTGGCAGCCGCTCTACTACAGCGAGGGCCTCGTCAAGCTCGCCACCGCGGCGGTCTCCGCCACCACCGCCGTCGCCCTCTGGCGGCTGATGCCCAAGGCCATCGCGCTACCGAGCCATCACCAGCTGCAGGAGCTCGCCGATCAGCGCGAGGCCGCGCGGGATCAGGCCCGCGAGACCCAGCACGAGCTGCGGCTGATCCTCGACACCGTGGGCGAGGGTATCTGCCGCGTCGATCGAGGCGGCCGCATCTGGTTCGCCAACCGGGCGTACCTGGCACTCCTCGGCACCGACGAGGGCGAGGTGCGGGGTCGACACTACCGGGAGGTGCTCCGGATAAGCACGGCCGACGAGCACCGACCGCCCCATGACCCGGTCGCTCACGCCCTCGCCGAGGGCGGCACGGACGCCGCCGAGGCGGTGATCGTCACCCGGCCGGACGGTGACCGCTTCCCGGCCGACCTGCAGGCGACGCCGCTGCGGGACGCCGACGGCACCGCGGCGGGGGCGGTGATCGCGCTGCGCGACCTCACCGAGGAGCGCGCCCAGCAGGGCCGCCTCGCCCGCTACCACAGCCTGCTGGAGAAGACCAACCGGCTCGCGCGGGTGGGCGCGTGGTCCTACGACATCGATGCCAGCGAGCTGTGGTGGTCCGACATCACCTGCCGCCTGTTCGGCCACCCGCCGGGCCATCAGCCCGGTCTCGACGAGGCGTTCGGCCATTTCCCCGAAGGCGGCCCTCGCCAGGAGCTGCTGGCCGCCTTCGGGCGCTGCCTGCGCTCCGGGCTGCACTACGACCTGGAACTGCCGCTGCAGACCAACGGGGGCGGCGAGCGCCGGGTGCGCGTGCTGGGCGAGCCGGAATACGACGGCACGCGGCCGGTGCGGGTTCTCGGCGCCATCCAGGACATCACCGACCTGCGCGCGGCCGAGGCCGCGAGCCGCGAGCGCGAGGCGCGCCTTGCCGGAATCTCACGCCACGCCCCCGGCGTGCCCTTCGAGCTCCACTGCCAGCGCGACACGGGCAGGGCCTGGCTGCCCTATCTCGGCGACCGCGCGCCGCAGATCCTCGGGGTCAGCCAGGAGCAGGTGGCGGGCGATATCGGCCCGTTGCTGCAACGGGTGGTACCCGAGGATCGCGACACCCTGCTCGGGGTGTTGCGCGACCGCGCCGATGCCCCGCCGGGCGAGCCGCTGGACTTCCGCATCGACTTCGCCGAGGCCGACGGCGCGGTGCGCCGGGAGTGGCTGCAGGCGGTGGCGACCGCGGAAGTGCGCGCGGGCGGCCTGCAGGTCTGGCGCGGCTTCCTCACCAACGTCACCCGGCGCAAGCGCATGGAGGCGGAGCTGCGTCAGCTCGCCTATTACGACAGCCTCACCGGGCTGCCCAACCGCCTGATGCTGGAGGATCACCTGGCCCAGGCGGTGGCGCGGGTACGGCGCGCGGCGGCCACCGTGGCCGTGCTCTATCTGGATGTCGATGACTTCAAGAACATCAACGACGGCTGGGGCCACGGCGTCGGCGACGACGCCCTGCGGGCCTTCGCCGAGCGAGTGGCGGACGTGATGCCGGCAGAGGCCTGGCTGGCGCGCATCGGCGGCGACGAACTCGTGCTCGTGCTCGAGCCGGCCCGTGAGGGGGCCGTTACCGCGCTGGTCGAGCGGCTGCGGGCAAGCCTTCAGCGCCCGGTCACCGCCGGCCGGCACGGCTTCGCGCTGCGCGTGAGCATCGGCGCGGCCTGCTTCCCGGCGGATGCGCGCGACGCCGAGCGGCTGCTGCAGTACGCCGACGCCGCCGTCTACCAGGCGAAGCGCGAGGGCGGCAATGGCACCGCATGGTACCGCCGCGCCCTCACCGAGGAGGCCCTGGACCGGGTGCACCTGGAGGGCGAGCTGCGCCATGCCCTTGGCGGCACCGGCCTGCGTCTGGCCCTGCAGGACATCCATCACCTTGCCGACAGCAGCGTCGCCGGCGCCGAGGCGCTGGTGCGCTGGCACCACCCCGCGGAGGGCTGGATCTCGCCCGGGCGCTTCATCCCCATGGCCGAGGCCACCGGCCTCATCCAGCCCCTGGGCGAGGCCATGCTCCACGCCGTCGGCCGCCACCTGGCCGCCACCCACGACCTGCCACGGGGCTACCGCGTGAGCGTCAACGTCTCCCCGCGCGAGCTGGAACGGCCCGACTTCGTGGCCCGGCTCGAGGCGGTGCTGGAGGCGACGGGCGCCCGCCCCGAGGGCCTGGAGCTGGAGGTCACCGAGCAGGCCTTCGTGCGGCGGGAATCGGCGATCATCGACGCCCTGGATCGCGTGCGCGGGCTCGGCGTCACCGTCGCCATCGACGACTTCGGCACCGGCTTCGCCTCCCTCCAGTACCTGAAGCGCCTGCCCGTGGACAAGCTCAAGATCGACCGCACCTTCGTGCACGGGATACCCGAGGACCGGGACAACCTCACCATCGTGCGCACCGCCTACGCGCTCGCCGAGCAGTTCGGTCTGCTGGTGGTGGCCGAGGGCGTGGAGACCGAGGCCGAGGCGGACGCCCTGCGGCAGATTGGGGTCACCCTCGCCCAGGGCTTCCTGTTCGCGCGACCGCGAGTGGTACGTGGGCTGGAGGAGTGA
- a CDS encoding PA4780 family RIO1-like protein kinase, protein MKTPKRLQPLIEDGLVDEVVRPLKSGKEAAVYVVRAGGEVCCAKVYKAAQERGFRQRAEYGEGRRVRNTRRARAMARGTRYGREAEEAEWQSAEVGALYRLADAGVRVPRPHLFVDGVLLMELVTDADGAAAPRLDTILPSADQALAWHRTLMHEVVRMLCAGLIHGDLSEYNVLVDAAGPVIIDLPQAVDAAGNNNACRLLVRDVDHLTDYFAQFTPDLADTDYAGEIWSLYEAGRLTPHTELTGRFEAEVHTPDVAAVLRAIEAARAEALLGDRAFDEDDEDEETG, encoded by the coding sequence ATGAAGACACCGAAACGCCTCCAGCCCCTGATCGAGGACGGCCTCGTCGACGAGGTCGTGCGGCCGTTGAAGAGCGGCAAAGAGGCGGCCGTCTACGTGGTCCGCGCCGGCGGCGAGGTGTGCTGCGCCAAGGTCTACAAGGCGGCCCAGGAGCGCGGCTTCCGCCAGCGCGCCGAGTACGGCGAGGGGCGCCGGGTGCGCAACACCCGGCGCGCCCGGGCCATGGCGCGGGGCACGCGCTATGGCCGCGAGGCCGAGGAAGCGGAGTGGCAGAGCGCCGAGGTGGGGGCGCTGTACCGCCTGGCCGACGCCGGCGTGCGGGTGCCGCGGCCCCACCTCTTCGTCGACGGCGTGCTGCTCATGGAGCTGGTGACAGATGCCGATGGCGCCGCGGCGCCGCGCCTCGACACCATCCTGCCGAGCGCCGATCAGGCCCTGGCGTGGCACCGGACGCTGATGCACGAGGTGGTGCGCATGCTCTGCGCCGGGCTCATCCACGGTGACCTTTCCGAGTACAACGTGCTGGTGGATGCCGCCGGACCGGTGATCATCGACCTGCCCCAGGCGGTGGACGCCGCGGGCAACAACAACGCCTGCCGGCTGCTGGTGCGGGACGTCGACCATCTCACGGACTATTTCGCCCAGTTCACGCCGGATCTGGCGGATACCGACTATGCAGGGGAGATCTGGTCGCTCTACGAGGCCGGCCGGCTGACCCCGCACACCGAGCTCACCGGCCGTTTTGAGGCCGAGGTGCATACCCCCGACGTCGCCGCGGTGCTGCGCGCGATCGAGGCAGCGCGGGCCGAGGCCCTGCTCGGCGATCGCGCCTTTGACGAGGACGACGAGGACGAGGAGACCGGCTGA
- the mgtE gene encoding magnesium transporter, which yields MAEEAVEEKPANLVEAVSELLESGTVQQARRMLNALHPAEIAHLLESFPAAERKLLWELVDEENDGEVLLHVNDEVRSGLIEEMDDEELLAATSGMDMDDLADFLQDLPATLTGEVLRSMDKQNRQRLESVLSYPEDSAGGLMNTDTVTVRPDVSLDVVLRYLRMRGEMPEFTDKLFVVSRFDRFLGVLRVSDLLTREPDRTVAEILDRDFEPIAADTPAVDVAKTFEDRDLISAPVLDGEGRLVGRITIDDVVDVIRDEAERSIMNMAGLAEEEDLFAPVWSSARRRALWLGINLLTAFLAAYVIGLFEATIQQVVALAVLMPIVASMGGIAGTQTLTLVIRAIALGQVATRNARALLLKELRVGALNGVLWALVVGGVASLWFGRPAIGVIIATAMVINLACAALSGVVVPLSMKRLGIDPALAGGVVLTTVTDVVGFLAFLGLATLFLL from the coding sequence ATGGCCGAGGAAGCCGTCGAGGAGAAGCCGGCCAACCTGGTCGAGGCCGTCTCCGAGCTGCTGGAGAGCGGCACGGTGCAGCAGGCGCGGCGCATGCTGAACGCGCTGCATCCGGCCGAGATCGCCCATCTGCTCGAGTCCTTCCCCGCTGCCGAGCGCAAGCTGCTCTGGGAGCTGGTGGACGAGGAGAACGACGGCGAGGTGCTGCTGCACGTCAACGACGAGGTGCGCAGCGGCCTGATCGAGGAGATGGACGACGAGGAGCTGCTCGCCGCCACCTCCGGCATGGACATGGACGACCTCGCCGACTTCCTCCAGGACCTGCCGGCGACCCTGACCGGGGAAGTCCTGCGGTCCATGGACAAGCAGAACCGGCAGCGCCTCGAGTCCGTCCTGTCCTACCCGGAGGACAGTGCCGGCGGCCTGATGAACACCGACACGGTGACGGTGCGCCCGGACGTCAGCCTCGACGTGGTGCTGCGCTACCTGCGCATGCGCGGGGAGATGCCCGAGTTCACCGACAAGCTGTTCGTGGTCAGCCGCTTCGACCGCTTCCTCGGCGTGCTGCGGGTGAGCGACCTCCTCACCCGCGAGCCCGACCGCACCGTCGCCGAGATCCTGGACCGGGACTTCGAGCCCATTGCCGCCGACACGCCGGCGGTGGACGTCGCCAAGACCTTCGAGGACCGCGACCTGATCTCCGCCCCGGTGCTGGACGGGGAGGGGCGGCTGGTGGGCCGTATCACCATCGATGACGTGGTGGACGTGATCCGCGACGAGGCCGAGCGGTCGATCATGAACATGGCCGGTCTCGCCGAGGAGGAGGATCTGTTCGCGCCGGTGTGGTCGAGCGCACGCCGGCGGGCCCTGTGGCTCGGCATCAACCTGCTCACCGCCTTTCTCGCCGCCTACGTCATCGGGCTGTTCGAGGCCACGATCCAGCAGGTGGTGGCACTCGCCGTGCTCATGCCCATCGTCGCCAGCATGGGCGGCATTGCCGGCACCCAGACCCTCACCCTGGTGATCCGCGCCATCGCCCTCGGCCAGGTGGCCACGCGCAACGCGCGCGCACTGCTGCTCAAGGAACTGCGCGTCGGCGCGCTGAACGGTGTGCTCTGGGCACTGGTGGTGGGAGGCGTGGCCTCGCTCTGGTTCGGGCGCCCCGCCATCGGCGTCATCATCGCCACCGCCATGGTGATCAACCTGGCCTGTGCCGCGCTCTCCGGCGTGGTCGTCCCGCTCAGCATGAAACGCCTGGGCATCGACCCGGCGCTGGCCGGAGGCGTGGTGCTCACCACGGTGACCGACGTCGTGGGGTTCCTGGCCTTCCTCGGGCTCGCGACGCTCTTCCTGCTCTGA
- a CDS encoding DEAD/DEAH box helicase gives MAAMEFVLSFDSLNLDPILLRAVTRCGFDTPSDIQREAIPLALAGKDLMASAQTGTGKTAAFVLPALQRLLTPPARAGRGPRVLVLTPTRELATQVSEAIGELGRFTRLSGGAVVGGMPYPPQQRLLRQPLDLLVATPGRLMDHMERGRVDFSRLELLVLDEADRMLDMGFVDAVERIAAATPQDRQTLLFSATFEGAVKRVADRLLREPVRLEMTAVTARHEDITQRVHQADHLDHKHALLDRLLREGSEGQALVFTSTKRGADALASRLRDEGHRSNALHGDMSQHERRRAVEQLRGGRVRVMVATDVAARGLDIRTLGLVINFDLPNSPEDYVHRIGRTGRGGDQGTAISLIGRQDWPRLARIERLTGQRLERAVLSGLEPRYPEPRGGSERPGRGRGGPRRGSGPARGAPRRRPASA, from the coding sequence ATGGCGGCCATGGAGTTCGTGTTGTCCTTCGATAGCCTCAATCTCGATCCGATCCTGCTGCGCGCGGTGACCCGCTGCGGCTTCGACACCCCCAGCGACATTCAGCGCGAGGCCATCCCGCTGGCGCTTGCTGGCAAGGACCTGATGGCCTCGGCCCAGACCGGCACGGGCAAGACGGCCGCCTTCGTGCTGCCGGCCCTGCAGCGCCTGCTGACCCCGCCGGCCCGCGCCGGGCGCGGCCCCCGGGTGCTGGTGCTGACGCCGACCCGCGAGCTGGCGACCCAGGTCTCCGAGGCCATCGGCGAGCTGGGCCGCTTCACCCGCCTCAGCGGCGGCGCCGTGGTGGGCGGCATGCCCTACCCGCCGCAGCAGCGGCTGCTGCGCCAGCCCCTGGATCTGCTGGTGGCGACCCCCGGGCGCCTGATGGATCACATGGAGCGCGGCCGCGTCGACTTCTCCCGGCTCGAGCTGCTCGTGCTGGACGAGGCCGACCGCATGCTCGACATGGGGTTCGTCGACGCCGTCGAGCGCATCGCCGCGGCGACGCCGCAGGACCGCCAGACGCTGCTGTTCTCCGCGACCTTCGAGGGCGCGGTGAAGCGGGTCGCCGACCGCCTGCTGCGGGAGCCGGTCCGCCTCGAGATGACGGCGGTCACGGCCCGCCACGAGGACATCACCCAGCGCGTGCATCAGGCCGACCACCTCGACCATAAGCATGCCCTGCTGGACCGCCTGCTGCGGGAGGGCAGCGAGGGCCAGGCGCTGGTGTTCACGTCCACCAAGCGCGGCGCCGACGCCCTGGCCTCGCGGCTGCGCGACGAAGGGCATCGCAGCAACGCGCTGCACGGCGACATGAGCCAGCACGAGCGCCGGCGTGCCGTCGAGCAGCTGCGCGGCGGCCGGGTGCGGGTGATGGTGGCGACCGACGTCGCCGCGCGCGGGCTGGATATCCGCACCCTGGGTCTGGTGATCAACTTCGATCTGCCGAACTCGCCGGAGGACTACGTCCACCGCATCGGGCGCACGGGGCGGGGCGGCGATCAGGGCACGGCGATCTCGCTCATTGGCCGGCAGGACTGGCCGCGCCTGGCGCGCATCGAGCGCCTTACCGGGCAGCGCCTCGAGCGGGCCGTGCTGAGCGGCCTCGAGCCCCGCTATCCGGAGCCGCGGGGCGGCAGTGAGCGCCCGGGGCGTGGCCGCGGCGGCCCCCGCCGGGGGAGCGGCCCGGCCCGGGGTGCGCCCCGTCGTCGCCCCGCCAGCGCCTGA
- a CDS encoding YajD family HNH nuclease: MPRRRQPDSARLDALVAQTQRARTERAQGYREQALQRLPWVCGRCGRSFTRANVHELTVHHRDHNHDHNPPDGSNWELLCLYCHDDEHRRAVEARGTDADGTGSATGTHKGLAGLAELLGRKP, from the coding sequence ATGCCCCGTCGTCGTCAGCCGGACAGTGCGCGTCTGGATGCGCTGGTCGCCCAGACCCAGCGGGCCCGGACCGAGCGCGCCCAGGGCTATCGGGAGCAGGCCCTGCAACGGCTGCCCTGGGTGTGCGGCCGCTGCGGTCGCAGCTTCACCCGTGCCAACGTGCACGAGCTCACGGTGCACCACCGCGATCACAACCACGACCACAATCCCCCGGACGGCAGCAACTGGGAGCTGCTCTGCCTCTACTGCCACGACGACGAGCACCGCCGTGCGGTGGAGGCCCGCGGCACGGATGCCGACGGCACGGGCTCTGCCACCGGAACCCACAAGGGCCTGGCCGGGCTGGCGGAGCTCCTCGGGCGCAAGCCCTGA
- a CDS encoding ribose-phosphate diphosphokinase, whose translation MMVFSGNANPVLARSVAAHLKIRLGDAIVSRFSDGEVQVEINEHVRGRDVFIIQPTCQPTNDNLMELLVIADALRRSSAARITAVIPYYGYARQDRRPRSQRVPISAKLAADMITTAGINRVVTVDLHADQIQGFFNIPVDNVYASPVLLGDIWRQVHPRKIVVSPDVGGVVRARAIAKRLDDAELAIIDKRRPRANELQVMNIIGDVRDKTCIIVDDIVDTAGTLCEAAKALKDKGADHVVAYITHAVLSGPAIERISNSHLDELAVTDSIPLSPAAEACPKIRQLPLAEMLAETMRRVNNDESVSELFVD comes from the coding sequence ATGATGGTGTTCTCCGGGAACGCCAATCCCGTGCTGGCCCGTTCCGTGGCCGCTCATCTCAAGATCCGCCTCGGCGACGCCATCGTCTCGCGGTTCAGTGACGGCGAGGTGCAGGTAGAGATTAACGAGCACGTCCGCGGGCGCGACGTGTTCATCATCCAGCCCACCTGCCAGCCCACCAACGACAATCTCATGGAGCTGCTGGTGATCGCCGATGCGCTGCGCCGCTCCTCGGCCGCGCGCATTACAGCGGTGATCCCTTACTATGGCTACGCCCGCCAGGACCGCCGCCCGCGCTCCCAGCGCGTGCCGATCTCGGCCAAGCTCGCCGCGGACATGATCACCACCGCCGGCATCAACCGGGTGGTCACCGTCGATCTGCACGCCGACCAGATCCAGGGCTTCTTCAATATTCCGGTGGACAATGTCTATGCCTCGCCGGTGCTGCTCGGCGACATCTGGCGCCAGGTCCACCCCCGCAAGATCGTGGTCTCGCCGGACGTGGGCGGCGTGGTGCGCGCCCGCGCCATCGCGAAGCGCCTGGACGACGCCGAGCTCGCCATCATCGACAAGCGCCGCCCGCGGGCGAACGAGCTGCAGGTGATGAACATCATCGGCGATGTGCGCGACAAGACCTGCATCATCGTCGACGATATCGTGGATACCGCCGGGACCCTGTGCGAGGCGGCCAAGGCGCTGAAGGACAAGGGCGCTGATCACGTGGTGGCGTATATCACCCACGCCGTGCTCTCGGGCCCGGCCATCGAGCGCATCAGCAACAGTCACCTGGACGAGCTTGCGGTCACCGACAGCATCCCGCTGTCGCCGGCGGCGGAGGCCTGCCCCAAGATCCGGCAGCTCCCCCTCGCGGAGATGCTCGCCGAGACCATGCGGCGGGTGAACAACGACGAGTCGGTAAGTGAGCTCTTCGTGGACTGA
- a CDS encoding 50S ribosomal protein L25/general stress protein Ctc, with product MTVELKLDATVRTDQGKGASRRLRRAKQIPGIIYGAGKDPVSLTFDEEQVLRLMREEAFFSQLLDVKVKGKRTERVILKDLQRHPFKPLVTHMDLLRIRAGEKMRQHVPIHFLNQEDAKGVKLEGGLVHHDLIELEVECLPENLPAAIDVDIAELGLGESIHLSDITPPEGVVFPGLDPESDHDPVLVSIHQPRKVVEEDEEAAAEEAAGETEAEGSAEEGSASEEAEGGEDEAKRDEG from the coding sequence ATGACGGTCGAACTCAAGCTCGACGCTACCGTTCGCACGGACCAGGGCAAAGGTGCGAGCCGCCGCCTGCGCCGTGCGAAGCAGATCCCGGGCATCATCTATGGTGCCGGCAAGGACCCGGTGTCCCTCACCTTCGACGAGGAGCAGGTGCTGCGCCTGATGCGTGAGGAGGCCTTCTTCTCCCAGCTCCTGGACGTCAAGGTGAAGGGCAAGCGGACCGAGCGGGTCATCCTCAAGGATCTGCAGCGCCATCCGTTCAAGCCGCTGGTCACGCACATGGACCTGCTGCGCATCCGCGCCGGCGAGAAGATGCGCCAGCACGTGCCGATCCACTTCCTCAACCAGGAAGACGCCAAGGGCGTGAAGCTCGAGGGCGGTCTGGTCCACCACGACCTTATCGAGCTCGAGGTGGAGTGCCTGCCCGAGAACCTGCCGGCGGCCATCGACGTGGACATCGCCGAGCTCGGCCTCGGCGAGTCCATCCATCTCTCCGACATTACCCCACCCGAGGGTGTCGTGTTCCCGGGGCTGGACCCCGAGAGCGATCACGACCCGGTGCTCGTCAGCATCCACCAGCCGCGCAAGGTGGTGGAAGAGGACGAGGAAGCGGCCGCCGAGGAGGCCGCGGGCGAGACCGAGGCCGAGGGCAGCGCCGAAGAGGGCTCTGCCAGCGAGGAGGCCGAGGGCGGCGAGGACGAGGCGAAGCGCGACGAGGGCTGA
- a CDS encoding HPr family phosphocarrier protein: MGAESAPVRRRLTIVNRLGLHARAAARFVAVAAEYQASVHVELDGRRVNGKSIMGLMMLAAGRGTELLVEAEGEDAPEALDALEALVADRFGEDV; the protein is encoded by the coding sequence ATGGGGGCTGAATCCGCGCCCGTGCGACGGCGGCTCACCATCGTCAACCGCCTCGGTCTGCATGCCCGCGCCGCGGCGCGCTTCGTGGCCGTGGCCGCCGAGTACCAGGCCAGCGTGCATGTGGAGCTGGACGGCCGGCGGGTCAACGGCAAGAGCATCATGGGCCTGATGATGCTCGCCGCCGGCCGCGGTACCGAGCTGCTGGTGGAGGCCGAGGGCGAGGACGCACCCGAGGCCCTGGACGCCCTCGAGGCGCTCGTCGCCGATCGCTTCGGTGAGGACGTCTGA
- the pth gene encoding aminoacyl-tRNA hydrolase: protein MSAVSANAPISLVVGLGNPGPRYEATRHNAGYWLLDELLRRHGGALRSERKFHGELGRIRVAGHELPLLRPSTYMNHSGRAVAAYAGFFRLAPASILVVHDEIDLPPGSVRLKRGGGHGGHNGLRDIAAALGTREFARLRLGVGHPGSSDLVVPYVLSAPGKAERAAIDDAIAEACEALPWLLEGEWDRAFQALHSG, encoded by the coding sequence ATGTCAGCCGTTTCCGCCAATGCGCCCATAAGCCTTGTGGTCGGCCTGGGCAATCCCGGGCCGCGCTACGAGGCGACACGGCACAACGCGGGCTACTGGCTGCTGGACGAGCTGTTGCGCCGCCACGGCGGCGCCCTGCGCAGCGAGCGCAAGTTCCACGGCGAGCTCGGGCGCATCCGCGTCGCCGGCCATGAGCTGCCTCTGCTGCGGCCCTCGACGTACATGAACCACAGCGGCCGGGCGGTGGCGGCCTATGCCGGCTTCTTCCGGCTGGCTCCGGCCTCGATCCTGGTCGTCCATGACGAGATCGACCTGCCCCCGGGCAGCGTCCGCCTCAAGCGTGGCGGTGGTCACGGCGGCCACAATGGCCTGCGCGACATTGCCGCGGCCCTGGGCACGCGTGAGTTCGCGCGCCTGCGCCTCGGCGTCGGCCATCCCGGCAGCAGCGACCTGGTGGTCCCCTACGTTCTCAGCGCCCCGGGCAAGGCCGAGCGCGCCGCCATCGACGACGCCATCGCCGAGGCCTGCGAGGCCCTGCCCTGGCTGCTCGAGGGCGAGTGGGATCGTGCCTTTCAGGCGCTTCACAGTGGATGA